One Terriglobia bacterium DNA window includes the following coding sequences:
- the rplS gene encoding 50S ribosomal protein L19 — protein MDVLRGIEAEALKKDVPEFRPGDRIKVHVRVVEGDKSRIQVFEGDVISRRGGPQSARATFTVRKISGGVGVERIFPLHSPIVEKIERVRQGKVRRAKLTYLRGRAGKKARIQEKRIR, from the coding sequence ATGGATGTGCTGCGCGGGATCGAGGCGGAGGCTCTGAAGAAGGACGTCCCCGAGTTCCGGCCCGGGGATCGGATCAAGGTGCACGTTCGCGTGGTGGAAGGGGACAAATCGAGGATCCAGGTCTTCGAGGGGGACGTGATTTCGCGCCGGGGAGGCCCTCAGAGCGCCCGGGCCACGTTCACCGTCCGGAAGATCTCCGGCGGGGTGGGCGTCGAGAGGATCTTCCCCCTGCACTCGCCCATCGTGGAGAAGATCGAGCGCGTGCGCCAGGGGAAGGTGCGCCGGGCGAAGCTGACCTACCTGAGGGGCCGCGCCGGGAAGAAGGCGCGTATCCAGGAGAAGCGGATTCGATAG